From Actinosynnema mirum DSM 43827, a single genomic window includes:
- a CDS encoding RNA polymerase sigma factor, with protein sequence MTPARPVAALVGAAAEGDRGAWDQIVERYTPLVFSVVSRHRLRPADGADVNQVVWLRLVEQIGRLRDPAALPGWIVTTARNECLRVLRAQQRLLPFDPADEESAVADGEDLDARLVDAERLQALRDGFGALPEQCRRLLARLLADPPPSYAALGAELGVPVGSVGPTRLRCLEKLRRTEAVSRLLSGGSSGGSSGGSSGGSSGGSVEDPVGGALGVGER encoded by the coding sequence GTGACCCCTGCACGCCCGGTCGCCGCGCTCGTGGGCGCGGCGGCGGAAGGCGACCGCGGCGCCTGGGACCAGATCGTGGAGCGGTACACGCCGCTGGTGTTCTCCGTGGTGAGCAGGCACCGGCTGCGCCCGGCGGACGGGGCGGACGTCAACCAGGTGGTGTGGCTGCGCCTGGTGGAGCAGATCGGGCGGCTGCGCGACCCGGCGGCGCTGCCCGGCTGGATCGTCACGACCGCCAGGAACGAGTGCCTACGGGTGCTGCGCGCGCAGCAGCGGCTGCTGCCGTTCGACCCGGCCGACGAGGAGAGCGCCGTGGCCGACGGCGAGGACCTGGACGCGCGGCTGGTGGACGCGGAGCGGTTGCAGGCGCTGCGGGACGGCTTCGGGGCGCTGCCCGAGCAGTGCAGGCGGCTGCTGGCCAGGCTGCTCGCGGACCCGCCGCCGAGCTACGCGGCGCTCGGCGCGGAGCTGGGGGTGCCGGTGGGCAGCGTGGGGCCGACCCGGTTGCGGTGCCTGGAGAAGCTGCGCAGGACCGAAGCGGTGTCGCGGTTGTTGTCGGGGGGATCGTCGGGGGGATCGTCGGGGGGATCGTCGGGGGGATCGTCGGGGGGATCGGTGGAGGACCCGGTGGGAGGTGCGCTCGGTGTGGGTGAGCGATGA
- a CDS encoding roadblock/LC7 domain-containing protein, with protein sequence MTSAADELENFSWLVDDFVNRVAGVAHAIVVSADGLLLAASERLPVDRAEQLAAVSSGLVSLNLGAARCFEAGNVKQTVVEMERGYLFLMSISDGSCLAVLAAPNCDIGLIGYAMTRLVDRVGVQLTPEIRSQLHVAMRN encoded by the coding sequence GTGACCTCCGCAGCCGATGAGCTGGAGAACTTCAGTTGGCTGGTCGACGACTTCGTCAACCGGGTGGCCGGTGTCGCCCACGCGATCGTGGTGTCGGCGGACGGCCTTCTCCTCGCCGCCTCCGAACGCCTGCCCGTCGACCGGGCCGAGCAGCTGGCCGCCGTCTCGTCCGGCCTGGTGAGCCTGAACCTCGGGGCGGCGCGCTGCTTCGAGGCGGGCAACGTGAAGCAGACCGTGGTGGAGATGGAGCGGGGCTACCTGTTCCTGATGTCCATCAGCGACGGCTCCTGCCTCGCCGTGCTCGCCGCGCCCAACTGCGACATCGGCCTGATCGGCTACGCCATGACCAGGCTGGTGGACCGGGTGGGCGTGCAGCTCACCCCGGAGATCCGATCGCAGCTGCACGTGGCGATGCGCAACTAG
- a CDS encoding sensor histidine kinase: protein MRGHDDHASGEGRPERTQLDAGAQGKAPDPGPGTTTTPTAGRGISRWRLRNWKLRSKLVVVLLVPAMSTLALAGLRLTTQLDDVELYGKVQRELQLSAQAAAVGDALQLERDAAVGYVAAGRKTNPDATARVGELNTRSGKVDAEVMRLRDVGAATGDIDDTVRTAYEKSLQSLDGLNSLRNTVLESQYPDASVASAYGQLLGTLLQVHRATSSSLSNEHLTPLVGANLALYAAKEQLAQQNSILISAANRSEFGPNQANALRGAQSKLDSAITDFTNVASQDNRQNYQDTVSGTAVDARNRLVTLALVQNDNGKAISFNENDALRVGEDTAALLRQVSLDIEDQAQREAVRLTDEANALAWRDGALVAAALIIAFALMAVVATSMLTPLRVLRRTALDVARNRLPDAIKRIRTHRDPERAAEESLVPVPIHTTEEVGQVARAFDAVQREAIRLAVEQVALRANVNDMFINLSRRSQALVERQITVIDRLEQDEQDPDQLASLFELDHLATQMRRNSENLLVLSGTTVTRRVTRPVPITEVLGAAVSEVEKYARVHIAPAPDLRVQGRVVNDLAHLIAELLDNATAFSKPSTKVTVRAIETRRGEVSIRIHDRGVGMQEQDVVEANLKLSEPPEVDVSVAREMGLYVVGQLAKRHEIHVSLRNNDDIEGGVTAQVLLPAGLLHRGPDPQGGGGRQSLPLGRPGVLALADPPEVEETGAVALSGLPKWSPDQMPSAFGEAAPEHAFRGRPGQNGVTPQETTFSGSSFSGTSFDSFEDTGAHRPVEHNSSADGLFTATVTETAPPRAGDDIDYSYPPAQQGQQQRAVPAPAPAVVEDDASTQRLPIYEDVLSRWFQGGDEDSGEARVRGEGRTRGEHALPDEPEPQDHDVVLDGGSDAERTVFAEPVGDAQPDQALASAPASASGLGGLPKREPAPSKVSAAAANWGSSDDNWSTASKVLKSAVDESTTAGLPKRVPKARLMPGSLSTGSSTTATQATVRAEGRTGPSGGVATAQGPRSADRLRQRFATYQRGLQMGRDNNQDDDSLPWEGLSFGNSDKEQK, encoded by the coding sequence GTGCGCGGTCACGACGACCACGCCTCCGGTGAAGGACGACCGGAGCGAACTCAACTCGACGCGGGTGCTCAGGGCAAAGCGCCCGACCCAGGGCCCGGCACCACGACCACGCCCACCGCGGGCCGGGGCATCTCCCGGTGGCGGCTGCGCAACTGGAAGCTGCGCAGCAAGCTCGTGGTGGTGCTCCTGGTGCCCGCGATGAGCACGCTGGCCCTCGCGGGCCTGCGGCTCACCACCCAGCTCGACGACGTCGAGCTGTACGGCAAGGTGCAGCGCGAGCTGCAATTATCCGCCCAAGCAGCCGCCGTGGGGGACGCGCTGCAATTAGAGCGCGACGCGGCCGTCGGCTACGTCGCGGCAGGTCGCAAGACGAACCCCGACGCCACGGCGCGCGTCGGCGAGCTCAACACCAGATCGGGCAAGGTCGACGCGGAGGTCATGCGGCTGCGCGACGTCGGCGCGGCCACCGGCGACATCGACGACACCGTCCGCACCGCGTACGAGAAGTCGCTCCAGTCGCTCGACGGCCTCAACTCGCTGCGCAACACCGTCCTGGAGAGCCAGTACCCGGACGCCTCCGTCGCCAGCGCCTACGGGCAGCTGCTCGGCACCCTGCTCCAGGTCCACCGCGCGACCTCCAGCAGCCTCAGCAACGAGCACCTCACCCCGCTGGTCGGCGCCAACCTCGCGCTGTACGCCGCGAAGGAGCAGCTCGCCCAGCAGAACTCGATCCTGATCTCCGCGGCGAACCGCAGCGAGTTCGGCCCCAACCAGGCCAACGCGCTGCGCGGCGCGCAGTCCAAGCTGGACTCCGCGATCACCGACTTCACCAACGTCGCGAGCCAGGACAACCGGCAGAACTACCAGGACACCGTGTCCGGCACGGCCGTCGACGCCCGCAACCGGCTGGTGACGCTCGCGCTGGTGCAGAACGACAACGGCAAGGCCATCTCCTTCAACGAGAACGACGCGCTGCGCGTCGGCGAGGACACCGCCGCCCTGCTGCGCCAGGTCTCGCTCGACATCGAGGACCAGGCCCAGCGGGAGGCCGTCCGGCTCACCGACGAGGCCAACGCGCTCGCCTGGCGCGACGGCGCGCTCGTGGCCGCCGCGCTGATCATCGCGTTCGCGCTCATGGCGGTCGTCGCCACCTCGATGCTGACCCCGCTGCGGGTGCTGCGCCGCACCGCGCTCGACGTGGCCCGCAACCGCCTCCCGGACGCGATCAAGCGCATCCGCACCCACCGCGACCCCGAGCGGGCCGCGGAGGAGTCCCTGGTGCCGGTGCCGATCCACACCACCGAGGAGGTCGGCCAGGTGGCCCGCGCGTTCGACGCGGTCCAGCGCGAGGCCATCCGCCTCGCGGTCGAGCAGGTGGCGCTGCGCGCCAACGTCAACGACATGTTCATCAACCTCTCCCGGCGCAGCCAGGCGCTCGTGGAGCGGCAGATCACCGTCATCGACCGGCTGGAGCAGGACGAGCAGGACCCCGACCAGCTGGCGAGCCTGTTCGAGCTGGACCACCTGGCCACCCAGATGCGCCGCAACAGCGAGAACCTGCTCGTGCTCTCCGGCACCACGGTCACCCGCCGCGTCACCAGGCCGGTGCCGATCACGGAGGTGCTCGGCGCCGCGGTGTCCGAGGTCGAGAAGTACGCCCGCGTGCACATCGCGCCCGCGCCCGACCTGCGCGTCCAGGGCCGCGTGGTCAACGACCTCGCGCACCTGATCGCCGAGCTGCTGGACAACGCGACCGCGTTCTCCAAGCCCAGCACCAAGGTGACCGTGCGGGCCATAGAGACCCGGCGCGGCGAGGTGTCCATCCGCATCCACGACCGCGGCGTCGGCATGCAGGAGCAGGACGTCGTCGAGGCGAACCTGAAGCTGTCCGAGCCGCCCGAGGTCGACGTGTCGGTGGCCCGCGAGATGGGCCTGTACGTGGTCGGCCAGCTGGCCAAGCGGCACGAGATCCACGTGTCGCTGCGCAACAACGACGACATCGAGGGCGGTGTCACCGCGCAGGTGCTGCTGCCCGCGGGCCTGCTGCACCGGGGCCCGGACCCGCAGGGCGGCGGCGGTCGGCAGAGCCTGCCGCTGGGCAGGCCCGGCGTCCTCGCGCTGGCCGACCCGCCGGAGGTGGAGGAGACCGGGGCCGTCGCGCTGTCCGGCCTGCCCAAGTGGAGCCCGGACCAGATGCCGTCCGCGTTCGGCGAGGCCGCGCCGGAGCACGCGTTCCGGGGCAGGCCGGGGCAGAACGGGGTGACGCCGCAGGAGACCACGTTCTCCGGCAGCTCGTTCTCCGGCACCTCGTTCGACTCGTTCGAGGACACCGGCGCGCACCGGCCGGTCGAGCACAACTCGTCCGCCGACGGCCTGTTCACCGCGACCGTCACCGAGACCGCGCCGCCGCGCGCGGGCGACGACATCGACTACTCCTACCCGCCCGCGCAGCAGGGGCAGCAGCAGCGCGCCGTGCCCGCCCCCGCGCCCGCGGTGGTGGAGGACGACGCGTCCACCCAGCGCCTGCCGATCTACGAAGACGTGCTGTCCCGCTGGTTCCAGGGCGGCGACGAGGACTCCGGGGAGGCGCGGGTGCGGGGCGAGGGCAGGACGCGCGGCGAGCACGCGCTCCCCGACGAGCCGGAGCCGCAGGACCACGACGTCGTGCTCGACGGCGGGTCCGACGCGGAGCGGACCGTGTTCGCCGAGCCGGTCGGGGACGCCCAGCCCGACCAGGCCCTCGCGTCCGCGCCTGCCTCCGCGTCCGGGCTCGGCGGCCTGCCCAAGCGGGAGCCCGCCCCCTCCAAGGTGTCCGCCGCCGCGGCCAACTGGGGCTCCTCCGACGACAACTGGTCGACGGCGAGCAAGGTGCTCAAGTCCGCCGTCGACGAGTCCACCACGGCGGGCCTGCCCAAGCGCGTCCCCAAGGCGCGCCTGATGCCCGGTTCGCTCTCCACCGGCTCGTCCACCACCGCGACCCAGGCGACCGTGCGCGCGGAAGGCCGGACCGGCCCGTCCGGCGGGGTCGCCACCGCGCAGGGACCCCGGTCCGCCGACCGGCTGCGCCAGCGGTTCGCCACCTACCAGCGCGGCCTGCAGATGGGCCGCGACAACAACCAGGACGATGACAGCCTGCCCTGGGAGGGCCTGTCGTTCGGCAACTCAGACAAGGAGCAGAAGTGA
- a CDS encoding diguanylate cyclase domain-containing protein translates to MTQPSRPVPLTGSAPPAGAPSVGEVAERWTGELVRTAYSPIARAKVRRKLVQHVGLLDELLASPDLPADEAVAVGEWLVTARFTGDTSLGSSLEVLGRALAARAPDSPERVAELLGAVAGGYAARLRLQVFGEHEEVRASLLAALERTRVELHDSEARFRQVFAHSAAGIAVFDADGELLESNAALTGMLGPDFGGQDLSGLRGEWAAMAVRGEDVSHVEQMFLDPSGDPLWTNVALSVVAGEDGGPRYHLAVVEDVTEQRMLREYLRHQALHDVLTGLPNRQSFLPKLEEVLGRPGSITLCYLDVDSVAIVNDGLGYEYGDELLKVVAGRLTSVAEGLTATVARIGGDEFVVLVEDGPGTPSISELAAMIDGALAEPVRLAGHAVGVSAGMGFVRTAARGLDAMALLRQAHSTLRRAETGGKGQWGIYDAGHDEKERSRLSLIAAMPGALETGEIAIDYRDVRDRSGERVALAARLRWEHDGTTVGHDDCLRYADELGLAGALAEWLLDEACSFASLEALPVLVRLSADQSRDPDLSGLVGGAVRGWALAEGQLWLSLDSAAAGLGEEVEENLSVLADMGVRRLLHGCALGQGELALLERQRPHGVEPAGAPDGSELARRAREALLPMVRGAGALVLSERADDDADLVVG, encoded by the coding sequence ATGACCCAACCCTCAAGGCCCGTCCCCCTGACGGGCAGCGCGCCCCCCGCGGGCGCCCCCTCCGTGGGCGAGGTCGCCGAGCGCTGGACCGGCGAGCTGGTCCGCACCGCCTACAGCCCGATCGCCCGCGCGAAGGTGCGCCGCAAGCTCGTCCAGCACGTCGGCCTGCTCGACGAGCTGCTCGCCTCGCCCGACCTGCCCGCCGACGAGGCGGTCGCGGTCGGCGAGTGGCTGGTGACCGCGCGGTTCACCGGCGACACGAGCCTGGGCAGCTCCCTGGAGGTGCTCGGCCGCGCCCTGGCCGCGCGCGCACCCGACTCGCCCGAGCGGGTCGCCGAGCTGCTCGGCGCCGTCGCGGGCGGGTACGCCGCCAGGCTGCGCCTGCAGGTGTTCGGCGAGCACGAGGAGGTCAGGGCCTCGCTGCTGGCCGCGCTGGAGCGCACGAGGGTCGAGCTGCACGACAGCGAGGCCCGGTTCCGACAGGTCTTCGCGCACTCCGCCGCCGGGATCGCGGTGTTCGACGCGGACGGCGAGCTGCTGGAGAGCAACGCCGCGCTGACCGGGATGCTCGGCCCCGACTTCGGCGGGCAGGACCTGAGCGGGCTGCGCGGCGAGTGGGCCGCGATGGCGGTGCGCGGCGAGGACGTCTCGCACGTCGAGCAGATGTTCCTGGACCCCAGCGGCGATCCGCTGTGGACGAACGTGGCGCTGTCCGTGGTGGCGGGCGAGGACGGCGGCCCGCGCTACCACCTGGCGGTGGTGGAGGACGTCACCGAGCAGCGGATGCTGCGCGAGTACCTGCGCCACCAGGCGCTGCACGACGTGCTGACCGGGCTGCCGAACCGGCAGAGCTTCCTGCCCAAGCTGGAGGAGGTGCTGGGGCGGCCCGGCTCGATCACCCTGTGCTACCTGGACGTGGACAGCGTCGCGATCGTCAACGACGGCCTCGGCTACGAGTACGGCGACGAGCTGCTCAAGGTCGTGGCGGGCCGGTTGACGTCCGTGGCCGAGGGGCTGACGGCGACCGTGGCCAGGATCGGCGGCGACGAGTTCGTCGTGCTGGTCGAGGACGGCCCTGGGACGCCCAGCATCTCCGAGCTGGCCGCGATGATCGACGGCGCGCTCGCCGAGCCGGTGCGGCTGGCCGGGCACGCGGTGGGCGTGTCGGCGGGCATGGGCTTCGTGCGCACGGCCGCGCGCGGGCTCGACGCGATGGCGCTGCTGCGGCAGGCGCACAGCACGCTGCGCCGCGCCGAGACCGGCGGCAAGGGCCAGTGGGGCATCTACGACGCCGGGCACGACGAGAAGGAGCGGTCGCGGCTGTCGCTGATCGCCGCCATGCCGGGCGCGCTGGAGACCGGCGAGATCGCGATCGACTACCGGGACGTGCGCGACCGGTCCGGTGAGCGGGTCGCGCTGGCGGCCAGGCTGCGCTGGGAGCACGACGGCACGACCGTCGGGCACGACGACTGCCTGCGCTACGCCGACGAGCTGGGCCTGGCGGGCGCGCTGGCCGAGTGGCTGCTGGACGAGGCCTGCTCGTTCGCGTCGCTGGAGGCGCTGCCGGTGCTGGTGCGGCTGTCGGCCGACCAGTCCCGCGACCCGGACCTGAGCGGCCTGGTCGGCGGCGCGGTGCGCGGGTGGGCGCTGGCCGAGGGGCAGCTGTGGCTGAGCCTGGACTCGGCGGCGGCCGGGCTGGGCGAGGAGGTCGAGGAGAACCTGAGCGTGCTGGCCGACATGGGCGTGCGGCGGCTGCTGCACGGGTGCGCGCTCGGCCAGGGCGAGCTGGCGCTGCTGGAGCGGCAGCGCCCGCACGGCGTGGAACCGGCGGGCGCGCCGGACGGCTCGGAGCTGGCCCGCAGGGCGCGGGAGGCGCTGCTGCCGATGGTGCGCGGCGCCGGGGCGCTGGTGCTGTCCGAGCGCGCGGACGACGACGCGGACCTCGTGGTGGGCTGA
- a CDS encoding GTP-binding protein produces the protein MSGGAPAGRTAPTTTSTKIVVAGGFGVGKTTFVGSVSEIVPLTTEAVMTEASVGVDDLSSTPNKVTTTVAMDFGRVSLDSDLILYLFGTPGQHRFWFMWDDLVKGAIGAVVLVDTRRLSDAFASIDFFEDRDLPYVVGVNCFDGLLHHRVEDVREALTVDASVPIIPCDARNRQSTKQTLITLVEHALRRQPLFA, from the coding sequence ATGAGCGGTGGAGCTCCAGCCGGCCGGACCGCCCCGACGACCACCTCGACGAAGATCGTGGTGGCGGGCGGGTTCGGCGTCGGCAAGACGACCTTCGTCGGTTCGGTGTCGGAGATCGTCCCGCTGACCACCGAGGCGGTCATGACGGAGGCCAGCGTGGGGGTCGACGACCTGTCCTCCACGCCCAACAAGGTGACGACCACCGTGGCCATGGACTTCGGCAGGGTGTCGCTGGACAGCGACCTGATCCTGTACCTGTTCGGGACCCCCGGCCAGCACCGCTTCTGGTTCATGTGGGACGACCTGGTGAAGGGCGCGATCGGAGCGGTGGTCCTGGTCGACACGAGGAGGTTGTCGGACGCGTTCGCGTCGATCGACTTCTTCGAGGACCGGGACCTCCCGTACGTGGTCGGGGTGAACTGCTTCGACGGTCTGCTGCACCACCGGGTCGAGGACGTGCGGGAGGCGCTGACGGTGGACGCGTCGGTGCCGATCATCCCGTGCGACGCGCGCAACCGGCAGTCCACCAAGCAGACGCTGATCACCCTGGTGGAGCACGCCCTGCGCAGGCAGCCGCTGTTCGCCTGA
- a CDS encoding S8 family peptidase has translation MSAKTFAAPDRSALYTAAFDEAIRSGKDVALHPEKGREFLYRPGQLLTIPEDAARVIEKLRRSGFAVERGREFAGMVRLLLENNSRDIPAIVRLLRDPATWPGERTPFTQPHHVSVGHGGNMHGHPGGPPRVATALPDPDPGDGRGRGVVVAVLDTGMSATAGADHPAWLGGSFTPRADEVDAAYAHDDVFALEGGHGTFAAGVVRQAAPSVRVDPERALLPSGLGDEEMFAAALASFDERPVHVVNASLGCSTQDDVASEPMRRALAALQKDVVVVASAGNQGTTRPSWPAALPGVVGVAAIAEERDGTRSPACYSNHGHWVDACAVGNRTSTYLKGKWVLPGDPAVDVFDRWAYWLGTSFAAPHVSGRIAATMTQLGLTALQARDHLLAGAEFFPGYGVAVG, from the coding sequence TTGTCCGCGAAAACGTTTGCGGCACCGGACCGGTCCGCGCTGTACACCGCCGCTTTCGACGAGGCGATCCGGTCGGGCAAGGACGTCGCGCTGCACCCGGAGAAGGGTCGGGAGTTCCTCTACCGGCCAGGACAGCTGCTGACGATTCCCGAGGACGCCGCGCGGGTGATCGAGAAACTGCGCCGCAGCGGGTTCGCCGTGGAACGGGGCCGCGAATTCGCGGGAATGGTCCGGCTGCTGCTGGAGAACAATTCCCGCGACATCCCCGCAATAGTGCGGCTGCTGCGGGACCCCGCCACCTGGCCGGGTGAGCGGACCCCGTTCACCCAACCGCACCACGTGTCCGTCGGGCACGGCGGCAACATGCACGGGCACCCCGGCGGACCGCCGCGCGTGGCGACCGCGCTGCCCGACCCGGACCCCGGCGACGGGCGCGGCCGGGGCGTGGTGGTGGCGGTGCTGGACACCGGCATGTCCGCGACGGCCGGGGCGGACCACCCGGCGTGGCTGGGCGGCTCCTTCACCCCGCGCGCCGACGAGGTGGACGCGGCCTACGCGCACGACGACGTGTTCGCGCTGGAGGGCGGGCACGGCACGTTCGCGGCCGGGGTGGTGCGGCAGGCCGCGCCGTCGGTCCGGGTCGACCCGGAGCGCGCGCTGCTGCCGTCCGGGCTGGGCGACGAGGAGATGTTCGCGGCGGCGCTGGCCTCGTTCGACGAGCGGCCGGTGCACGTGGTGAACGCGTCGCTGGGCTGCTCCACGCAGGACGACGTGGCGTCCGAGCCGATGCGGCGGGCGCTCGCGGCGCTGCAGAAGGACGTGGTCGTGGTGGCGTCGGCGGGCAACCAGGGCACCACCCGCCCGTCGTGGCCCGCCGCGCTGCCGGGCGTGGTCGGGGTGGCGGCGATCGCCGAGGAGCGGGACGGGACGCGCTCCCCCGCCTGCTACAGCAACCACGGGCACTGGGTGGACGCCTGCGCGGTCGGCAACCGGACCTCCACGTACCTCAAGGGCAAATGGGTGCTGCCGGGCGACCCGGCCGTCGACGTGTTCGACCGGTGGGCGTACTGGCTGGGCACCTCGTTCGCGGCCCCGCACGTGTCCGGGCGGATCGCGGCGACCATGACGCAGCTCGGCCTGACCGCGCTCCAGGCCCGCGACCACCTGCTCGCGGGGGCCGAGTTCTTCCCCGGCTACGGGGTCGCGGTCGGCTGA
- a CDS encoding ABC transporter substrate-binding protein: protein MLAAVSGCGLLGGSSEDGSASDGGTSTAPGQVEKSKIKLGLLNILDVASVHIAIKKGYFKEEGLEIEPVIIQGGAAAIPGLISGSIDITFGNWVSYFAAESQGAAKDKGGLKLISDGYQAKSDMFVIVAAPDSGIKSPKDLDGKTIAINTYKNIAELTAKATLEANDVDPSKVKFKELGFPDMEAAVKNKSVDAAFMVEPFIARSHRGSGFTTVLDAASGPTNDIPIGGYATTGDFASKNPNSVAAFQRAMAKGQKEAQDRSVVEPVLQDYAKIDKDTATLVHFGEYPTSLEASRLQRVADLMLTYQLLKEKFDVTPMIVSGSAG, encoded by the coding sequence ATGCTCGCCGCGGTCTCCGGATGCGGCCTGCTCGGCGGTTCCTCCGAGGACGGCTCCGCGTCCGACGGCGGAACCTCGACCGCGCCCGGCCAGGTCGAGAAGTCGAAGATCAAGCTCGGCCTGCTCAACATCCTCGACGTGGCCTCCGTCCACATCGCGATCAAGAAGGGCTACTTCAAGGAGGAGGGCCTGGAGATCGAGCCGGTCATCATCCAGGGCGGCGCGGCGGCGATCCCCGGTCTGATCTCGGGCAGCATCGACATCACCTTCGGCAACTGGGTGTCGTACTTCGCCGCCGAGTCCCAGGGCGCCGCGAAGGACAAGGGCGGCCTGAAGCTGATCTCGGACGGCTACCAGGCCAAGTCCGACATGTTCGTGATCGTCGCCGCGCCCGACTCGGGCATCAAGTCCCCCAAGGACCTCGACGGCAAGACGATCGCGATCAACACCTACAAGAACATCGCCGAGCTGACCGCCAAGGCGACCTTGGAGGCCAACGACGTCGACCCGTCGAAGGTCAAGTTCAAGGAGCTGGGCTTCCCCGACATGGAGGCCGCGGTCAAGAACAAGAGCGTCGACGCCGCCTTCATGGTCGAGCCGTTCATCGCCCGCTCGCACCGCGGCAGCGGCTTCACCACCGTCCTCGACGCGGCCTCCGGCCCGACGAACGACATCCCGATCGGCGGCTACGCCACGACCGGCGACTTCGCGAGCAAGAACCCCAACAGCGTCGCCGCGTTCCAGCGCGCGATGGCCAAGGGCCAGAAGGAGGCCCAGGACCGCAGCGTCGTGGAGCCGGTCCTGCAGGACTACGCCAAGATCGACAAGGACACCGCCACGCTGGTCCACTTCGGCGAGTACCCGACCTCGCTGGAGGCCAGCCGGTTGCAGCGGGTCGCCGACCTCATGCTGACCTACCAGCTGCTCAAGGAGAAGTTCGACGTGACCCCGATGATCGTGTCGGGCTCGGCGGGCTGA
- a CDS encoding 4-hydroxybenzoate 3-monooxygenase, with amino-acid sequence MSNQHSEWAVQSNEAVVGIVGAGPAGLTLANLLHEAGIACTVLERGTREYIETRPRAGVLEHRAVQMLTEHGLAGRLLEEADRHGACEFRVNGEAFEVDYSALYGGQTHYVYPQQDVVRDLLGNYLARGGDIRFSVSDVELSGIDSASPVLTWLSATGERERLECAFVGGADGFHGVTRKSIPQGAVQEFTHQHGIEWLSVLAEAPPSTHKVIYALHPDGFAGHMLRNSTVSRYYLQVPIGDSPDNWPDERVWAELHKRLALRDSDWRLTEGRIIEKRVLDMRSHVVEPMRFGRLYLLGDAAHIITPVGAKGMNLALHDAEVLASALIGYLRTGDDSGLEGYSEKCLRRVWRAQEFSQWMVFMLHRSPEPFLSRLGQARLEHLIDSKSSVGYFAQNYVGP; translated from the coding sequence GTGAGCAATCAACACTCCGAATGGGCCGTACAGAGCAATGAAGCCGTGGTGGGGATCGTGGGCGCGGGGCCCGCCGGACTCACGTTGGCTAACCTCCTCCACGAAGCAGGAATTGCCTGCACAGTGCTGGAACGGGGAACGCGCGAGTACATCGAGACACGCCCGCGCGCAGGGGTTCTGGAGCACCGCGCGGTGCAGATGCTGACCGAGCACGGACTCGCCGGACGGCTCCTGGAAGAAGCCGATCGACATGGCGCCTGCGAGTTCCGGGTGAACGGCGAGGCGTTCGAGGTGGACTACTCGGCGCTCTACGGCGGGCAAACGCACTACGTGTATCCGCAGCAGGACGTGGTGCGCGACCTGCTGGGCAACTACCTGGCGCGGGGCGGCGATATCCGCTTCTCGGTGTCGGACGTCGAACTGTCGGGGATCGATTCCGCGTCACCGGTGCTGACGTGGCTCTCCGCGACCGGCGAGCGGGAGCGGCTGGAGTGCGCTTTCGTCGGCGGCGCGGACGGCTTCCACGGCGTGACCAGGAAGAGCATCCCGCAGGGGGCCGTGCAGGAGTTCACCCACCAGCACGGGATCGAGTGGCTGAGCGTGCTCGCCGAGGCCCCGCCCTCGACCCACAAGGTGATCTACGCGTTGCACCCGGACGGTTTCGCCGGGCACATGCTCCGCAATTCCACGGTTTCCCGCTACTACCTCCAGGTGCCGATCGGCGATTCGCCGGACAACTGGCCCGACGAACGGGTTTGGGCGGAGTTGCACAAGCGCTTGGCGCTGCGCGATTCCGATTGGCGGTTGACCGAGGGGAGGATCATCGAGAAGCGCGTGCTGGACATGCGCAGCCACGTCGTGGAACCGATGCGATTCGGTCGGCTGTACCTTCTCGGCGACGCCGCGCACATCATCACGCCGGTCGGCGCGAAGGGAATGAATCTCGCGCTGCACGATGCCGAGGTGCTCGCTTCCGCACTAATCGGGTACCTCCGAACGGGCGACGATTCCGGACTGGAGGGCTACTCCGAGAAGTGCCTCCGCCGGGTCTGGCGTGCGCAGGAGTTCTCGCAGTGGATGGTTTTCATGCTGCACCGTTCGCCCGAGCCGTTCCTGAGCCGGTTGGGCCAGGCCCGGTTGGAACACCTGATCGATTCCAAGTCCTCGGTCGGGTATTTCGCGCAGAACTACGTGGGCCCCTGA